A window from Cryobacterium sp. SO1 encodes these proteins:
- a CDS encoding DUF4386 domain-containing protein — protein sequence MNETTINSPATAAPRRPGGFTVWPPRTAALVAGVGLAIMAVLGGFASFASFAAILSLIVPGDAGLTADRIAAAPALFWAGVVSFVIVAMLDVLVAGALYALFKPVSPRLSALAGWLRTVYAVLLLVAVGQLVNGFALLGDPGDPGAAQPVLESFTTIWVLSLGLFGASLILVGYLAFRSGFMARVFGILLALAGAGYLADAIGMATIPGFTAVFAQFLFVGEVTLIFWLLIQGRRLPRARA from the coding sequence GTGAATGAGACAACCATCAACTCCCCGGCGACTGCCGCGCCTCGGCGACCGGGGGGTTTCACCGTCTGGCCGCCACGCACGGCGGCACTGGTCGCCGGAGTCGGCCTGGCGATCATGGCCGTGCTCGGCGGCTTCGCCAGCTTCGCCAGCTTCGCCGCTATCCTGAGTCTGATCGTTCCCGGCGACGCCGGGCTCACCGCCGACAGGATCGCCGCCGCGCCGGCGCTGTTCTGGGCGGGTGTCGTCAGCTTCGTCATCGTGGCGATGCTCGATGTTCTCGTGGCGGGCGCTCTCTACGCCCTGTTCAAGCCGGTGAGCCCACGGTTGTCGGCGCTGGCCGGCTGGTTGAGAACCGTCTACGCCGTGCTGCTCCTGGTCGCCGTCGGTCAGCTGGTGAACGGGTTCGCTCTCCTCGGCGATCCCGGCGATCCCGGCGCCGCCCAGCCGGTCCTGGAGTCGTTCACCACCATCTGGGTGCTCAGCCTTGGGCTGTTCGGTGCCTCGCTGATCCTGGTCGGCTACCTCGCCTTCCGCTCCGGCTTCATGGCCAGGGTCTTCGGCATCCTGCTCGCCCTGGCCGGCGCGGGCTACCTGGCGGATGCGATCGGCATGGCCACGATCCCCGGCTTCACCGCCGTGTTCGCCCAGTTCCTCTTCGTGGGCGAGGTGACTCTCATCTTCTGGCTGCTCATCCAGGGTCGCCGTCTTCCGCGCGCCCGAGCATGA
- a CDS encoding DUF808 domain-containing protein — protein MSVGLLAVVDDILTAALKASAKTAGVVIDDAAVTPQYVQGLTPARELHVVWRIALGSLFNKFVIIIPLALLLSAFAPGVLPFLLILGGTYLCFEGAEKVTEWFGVHHAVTETDARDEGKLIFGAIRTDLILSTEIMLIALASLDPDFGIWMTLGALVVIGLGMTLLVYGAVALLVKIDDIGLSMMKNSARQVRRTGARIVAAMPSVFSVISIIGTVAMLWVGGHLVITNLAETIWHGPYDLLHVVTHAVEPAGPVVVWLADTLVSAVFGLALGMIVVGIVLGVSRLFKRDQADVAAH, from the coding sequence ATGTCGGTCGGTTTGCTCGCCGTAGTTGATGACATTCTCACCGCTGCCCTCAAGGCCAGTGCGAAGACCGCCGGCGTCGTCATCGACGACGCGGCCGTCACCCCGCAGTACGTGCAGGGCCTCACGCCGGCCAGAGAACTCCACGTGGTGTGGCGGATCGCGCTGGGCAGCCTGTTCAACAAGTTCGTCATCATCATCCCGCTCGCGCTGCTGCTCTCGGCGTTCGCGCCCGGGGTGCTGCCGTTCCTGCTGATCCTCGGCGGCACCTACCTGTGCTTCGAGGGTGCGGAAAAGGTCACCGAGTGGTTCGGCGTGCATCACGCCGTCACCGAGACCGACGCGCGAGACGAGGGCAAGCTGATCTTCGGCGCCATCCGCACCGACCTCATCCTCAGCACCGAAATCATGCTCATCGCGCTGGCCAGCCTCGATCCCGATTTCGGCATCTGGATGACGCTCGGCGCACTGGTGGTCATCGGCCTGGGCATGACCCTGCTGGTCTACGGCGCGGTGGCCCTGCTGGTGAAGATCGACGACATCGGGCTGTCGATGATGAAGAACTCAGCCCGGCAGGTGCGACGCACCGGCGCGCGCATCGTGGCCGCGATGCCCAGCGTGTTCTCGGTGATCAGCATCATCGGCACTGTCGCCATGCTCTGGGTCGGTGGTCATCTCGTGATCACGAACCTGGCCGAGACGATCTGGCACGGCCCCTACGATCTGCTGCACGTGGTGACCCACGCGGTGGAACCCGCCGGACCGGTCGTGGTGTGGCTTGCCGACACCCTGGTGTCGGCCGTGTTCGGGCTGGCGCTGGGCATGATCGTGGTGGGAATCGTTCTCGGAGTGTCGCGTTTGTTCAAGCGGGACCAGGCTGACGTCGCCGCGCACTGA
- a CDS encoding ROK family transcriptional regulator has translation MSWVSTILAGILADNEGIGAPICEENMRRGSNLHALGGFNQTVVLDTIRRTPAGLSRVEIAEQTGLSAQTVSNVSRRLLDAGVIREAGIRNLGVGKPRTILQLDPSGHYAIGVHIDPAVITYVLLNIEGHVLAHATTRTPSAADPGVVITEMRDSVEAIIASAGIERQRVLGVGIASPGPIDMNLGVVLDPPLLSNWHGVALRDELERATGFFVLLEKDVTAAAVGELWKSTGADYDDFLFFYYGTGVGVGLVLGREVVRGPTKNAGDAGHIVVDPAGPQCRCGRRGCLGDAISPVTIVNSAVERGLIQVPGETPHTSAIDAGFSQVAVLAHAGNPAAIELLDEVARYMAEAIVTIVNLLDLNRVVFGGPYWERVADLLLDRVPAVINGSTALVTLRPVTVTGSTIGADVAAVGAACLVLDATLSPRSATLFISS, from the coding sequence ATGAGTTGGGTCTCGACCATTCTCGCGGGCATACTTGCTGATAACGAGGGCATTGGTGCCCCGATCTGCGAGGAGAACATGCGACGCGGCTCGAACCTTCACGCGCTGGGCGGGTTCAATCAGACGGTGGTGCTCGACACCATCCGTCGCACGCCGGCAGGGCTCAGCCGCGTCGAGATTGCCGAGCAGACCGGGCTCAGCGCTCAGACGGTGTCGAACGTGTCCCGGCGGCTGCTCGACGCCGGGGTCATCCGCGAGGCCGGCATCCGCAACCTCGGAGTGGGCAAGCCCCGCACCATCCTGCAGCTGGACCCGTCGGGACACTACGCCATCGGCGTGCACATCGACCCTGCCGTGATCACCTACGTGCTCCTGAACATCGAGGGCCACGTTCTGGCCCACGCCACCACCCGCACGCCCTCCGCCGCCGATCCCGGCGTGGTGATCACCGAGATGCGGGACTCGGTGGAGGCGATCATCGCCTCGGCGGGCATCGAGCGCCAACGGGTGCTCGGGGTGGGCATCGCCTCACCCGGTCCCATCGACATGAACCTGGGGGTGGTCCTGGACCCTCCGCTTCTCAGCAACTGGCACGGGGTGGCGCTGCGCGACGAGCTGGAGCGCGCCACCGGCTTCTTCGTCCTCCTCGAGAAGGATGTGACGGCCGCCGCGGTCGGCGAGCTCTGGAAGAGCACCGGCGCCGACTACGACGATTTTCTGTTCTTTTACTACGGCACCGGGGTGGGCGTCGGCCTGGTGCTCGGCCGCGAGGTGGTGCGGGGCCCGACCAAGAACGCGGGTGATGCCGGCCACATCGTAGTCGATCCTGCCGGGCCGCAGTGCCGCTGCGGGCGCCGCGGCTGCCTCGGCGATGCGATCAGTCCCGTCACCATCGTAAACTCGGCCGTTGAGCGCGGCCTGATTCAGGTGCCGGGGGAGACCCCGCACACCTCGGCCATCGATGCCGGTTTCAGTCAGGTGGCGGTGCTGGCCCACGCCGGCAACCCGGCGGCGATCGAGTTGCTCGACGAGGTGGCCCGATACATGGCGGAGGCGATCGTGACTATCGTCAACCTGCTCGACCTGAATCGGGTGGTCTTCGGCGGCCCCTACTGGGAGCGGGTCGCCGATCTTCTGCTGGATCGGGTGCCCGCGGTGATCAACGGCTCCACCGCCCTGGTGACGTTGCGGCCCGTGACGGTGACCGGCTCGACCATCGGCGCTGACGTGGCCGCGGTCGGTGCCGCCTGCCTGGTCCTCGATGCCACCCTGTCGCCACGGTCGGCGACTCTTTTCATCTCGAGCTAG
- a CDS encoding glycine betaine ABC transporter substrate-binding protein gives MYRSSSRIRRTPLGRWGVATGILALSALALTGCGLKPATAYVPAVGPGSISPLEDADGVDLTVTSKNFTEQLLLGKIAVLAATAAGFDVTDLSNVPGSQPARNLLVSGQADVLWEYTGTAWLTYLGQEEAISDQTEMWQAVSDIDLDNGVTWGAPAPMNNTYALAVRSEAVAELGGITKMSELAALPVEDRTFCVESEFNSRPDGMNPMLTHYGLERAAADGVPDGNIGIYDTGAIYSATDAGACNFGEVFTTDGRLDALDLTVLVDDLAFFPAYNVAPVFFTETLDAHPGLEEVFAEISPKLTDEVLRDMNRQVDVDGDEPADVAFAWMVAEGFITDPAR, from the coding sequence ATGTACCGCTCCTCCTCTCGCATCCGCCGCACACCCCTGGGCCGCTGGGGGGTGGCAACGGGCATCCTCGCCCTGTCCGCCCTGGCCTTGACCGGCTGCGGACTCAAGCCGGCCACCGCGTACGTTCCCGCGGTCGGACCCGGATCGATCAGCCCGCTCGAGGACGCCGACGGCGTCGACCTCACCGTGACGTCGAAGAACTTCACCGAGCAGCTGCTGCTCGGCAAGATCGCGGTGCTCGCCGCAACCGCCGCCGGATTCGACGTCACCGACCTCAGCAATGTGCCCGGAAGCCAGCCGGCCCGCAATCTGCTGGTATCAGGTCAGGCCGATGTGCTCTGGGAGTACACCGGCACCGCGTGGCTGACGTACCTCGGGCAGGAGGAGGCCATTTCCGACCAGACCGAGATGTGGCAGGCCGTGTCCGACATCGACCTCGACAACGGGGTCACCTGGGGCGCTCCGGCGCCGATGAACAACACCTATGCGCTCGCTGTGCGGAGTGAGGCGGTCGCGGAGCTGGGCGGCATCACGAAGATGTCCGAGCTGGCCGCCCTGCCGGTCGAGGACCGCACCTTCTGTGTCGAGTCCGAGTTCAACTCCCGGCCCGACGGCATGAACCCCATGCTCACCCACTACGGCCTTGAGCGTGCCGCCGCCGACGGGGTGCCCGACGGCAACATCGGGATCTATGACACGGGTGCGATCTACAGCGCGACCGATGCCGGGGCCTGTAACTTCGGGGAGGTCTTCACGACCGACGGTCGCCTCGACGCGCTGGATCTCACGGTGCTGGTCGACGACCTGGCCTTCTTTCCGGCGTATAACGTCGCGCCGGTGTTCTTCACCGAGACGCTCGACGCCCACCCTGGCCTGGAGGAGGTCTTCGCAGAGATCTCGCCGAAGCTCACCGATGAGGTGCTGCGCGACATGAACCGCCAGGTGGATGTCGACGGGGACGAACCGGCCGACGTGGCGTTCGCGTGGATGGTCGCCGAGGGATTCATCACCGATCCGGCCAGGTAG
- a CDS encoding TetR/AcrR family transcriptional regulator, whose translation MAKSVGGADRSPRGRLSRDAVLTTAIVLADAGGIESLTMRRLGVELGVEAMSLYNHVANKGDLLNGMVDAVFAEIELPSHSECWKSAMRKRSVSFRDMLSRHPWATGLTDSGTNPGPSTLRHHDRVIGTFRNAGFSVAMAAHAFSALDSYIYGFAMQEKSLPFTTEEETAAMAHLMLAQLPATEYPYLAELTAEHVLQPGYNYGDEFELGLELILDGLELWLGPGGSPTS comes from the coding sequence ATGGCGAAGTCGGTGGGCGGGGCGGACAGGTCGCCCAGGGGTCGACTGAGCCGGGACGCGGTCCTGACCACGGCCATAGTGCTCGCCGACGCCGGAGGCATCGAGTCGCTGACCATGCGCCGGCTCGGCGTGGAGCTCGGGGTCGAAGCCATGTCGTTGTACAACCATGTGGCCAACAAGGGCGACCTGCTCAACGGCATGGTCGATGCCGTCTTCGCCGAGATCGAGCTGCCGTCGCACAGTGAGTGCTGGAAGTCGGCGATGCGCAAGCGGTCGGTCTCATTCCGGGACATGCTGTCGCGCCACCCGTGGGCTACGGGGTTGACGGATTCGGGCACGAATCCGGGACCCTCCACCCTGCGTCATCATGACCGGGTCATAGGCACCTTCCGGAACGCCGGGTTCTCGGTGGCCATGGCCGCGCACGCATTCTCCGCCTTGGACAGCTACATCTATGGTTTCGCGATGCAGGAGAAAAGCCTGCCCTTCACGACCGAGGAGGAGACGGCCGCGATGGCGCACCTCATGCTCGCCCAGCTGCCCGCCACCGAGTACCCCTATCTCGCCGAACTGACTGCTGAGCACGTACTGCAGCCGGGTTACAACTACGGCGACGAATTCGAGCTCGGCCTTGAACTGATCCTCGACGGGCTCGAACTCTGGCTGGGCCCGGGGGGCTCCCCCACCAGTTGA
- a CDS encoding glycoside hydrolase family 32 protein, whose product MNDPQKPFLLDGVWHYYYLYNADHPDGNGTAWYHSTSTDLVHWEDQGIAIDKYTNGLGDIWTGTAVVDSENTAGFGAGAVIALVTQQVDGVQRQSLFASTDGGYSFESYEGNPVMDNPGVADWRDPRVFWDENAGHWVMALAEHDRIGFYTSPNLRDWTYASDFVTAGLGVLECPDLFPMAVDGDPNNVRWVLLAGANGAAEGMTTGTTYWVGDWDGTTFTADETGHQWLDHGADYYAAVTWDDTRLSAQERLNSRYSIAWMNNWAYAGDFPAGDWHGGSDSVVRSIRLGSDEDTEKLYSAPAEEMRSLEGEPEQIDPLRLDSGSSTELRASASDAYRLTLDAAAADGTGEVRVKVLSADGTFATVGYDFDTELAFVARDTDAIASEMPAEYRAVRTAPVPSKDGRVRLDIVVDVASIEVFAGDGEASITMATYGSPGARQLSVDALRGAVEITDARLTPLRVAPVVRESAAE is encoded by the coding sequence ATGAACGACCCACAGAAGCCGTTTTTGCTCGACGGCGTGTGGCACTACTACTACCTCTATAACGCCGATCACCCCGACGGGAACGGCACCGCGTGGTACCACTCGACCTCAACCGACCTTGTGCACTGGGAGGACCAGGGCATCGCGATCGACAAGTACACCAACGGGCTCGGCGACATCTGGACGGGCACCGCCGTCGTCGACTCCGAAAACACCGCGGGTTTCGGAGCGGGCGCGGTCATCGCCCTGGTCACCCAGCAGGTCGACGGTGTGCAGCGTCAATCGCTTTTCGCGTCGACCGATGGCGGTTACTCGTTCGAGTCCTACGAGGGCAACCCTGTCATGGACAACCCTGGCGTCGCCGACTGGCGAGACCCGCGCGTGTTCTGGGACGAGAACGCCGGGCACTGGGTGATGGCCCTCGCCGAGCACGATCGCATCGGCTTCTACACGTCGCCCAATCTTCGCGACTGGACCTACGCGTCCGATTTCGTCACGGCCGGCCTCGGCGTGTTGGAATGCCCAGACCTCTTCCCGATGGCGGTCGATGGAGACCCGAACAACGTGCGTTGGGTGCTGCTCGCCGGGGCGAACGGCGCTGCCGAGGGGATGACGACCGGCACGACCTACTGGGTCGGCGACTGGGACGGCACGACGTTCACCGCCGACGAGACCGGGCACCAGTGGCTCGACCACGGGGCGGACTACTACGCCGCCGTCACGTGGGACGACACCCGGCTGAGCGCCCAGGAGCGCCTCAATTCGCGGTACAGCATTGCCTGGATGAACAATTGGGCCTATGCCGGCGACTTCCCGGCCGGTGACTGGCACGGCGGCTCCGACTCCGTCGTGCGTAGCATCCGGCTCGGTTCTGACGAAGACACCGAGAAGCTCTATTCGGCTCCTGCAGAGGAGATGCGATCGCTGGAGGGAGAGCCCGAGCAGATCGATCCCCTTCGCCTGGATTCGGGAAGTTCGACGGAACTCAGGGCTTCCGCATCCGATGCGTATCGCCTGACCCTCGACGCCGCCGCCGCCGACGGCACCGGCGAGGTGCGCGTGAAGGTGCTCAGCGCCGATGGCACGTTCGCAACCGTCGGGTACGACTTTGACACCGAACTCGCTTTCGTCGCGCGGGATACCGATGCCATCGCCTCCGAGATGCCCGCGGAGTACCGGGCCGTGCGAACGGCACCCGTCCCGTCGAAGGACGGACGTGTGCGGCTTGACATCGTCGTGGATGTGGCCTCGATCGAGGTATTCGCGGGAGACGGTGAGGCATCCATCACCATGGCGACCTACGGCTCGCCCGGGGCGCGTCAGCTGAGTGTGGACGCCCTCCGTGGCGCCGTCGAGATCACGGATGCGAGGCTGACGCCGCTGCGTGTCGCGCCGGTCGTGCGCGAATCGGCGGCGGAGTGA
- a CDS encoding ABC transporter permease, producing MSPRGLRAEAAIAGGDSAVEAPGDPLTPSVPTSRARVRWNSWRGLVYQLAGIVLAFLALVFWLQTADLSPIELTTLAPNALWVYTVEHIQLTLLAAAIVLVIAIPLGIALTRRPLRFLTGPVLVIANFGQAAPAIGVVVLLAFWVGFGFWAATLSLVLYAMLPVLRNTMVGLQRVDAHLVEAGRGMGMSSAAVLFRVELPLAVPVMLSGVRTALVLLVGTAALATFVNGGGLGILITTGVNLSLTSVLVTGALLVALLALLIDWLGRVVEHVARPKGL from the coding sequence ATGAGCCCCCGCGGACTGAGAGCCGAAGCAGCCATAGCCGGCGGGGACTCCGCCGTCGAGGCGCCGGGCGACCCGTTGACGCCGTCCGTGCCGACCAGTCGCGCCCGCGTACGGTGGAACTCCTGGAGGGGACTGGTCTACCAGCTGGCCGGGATCGTGCTCGCCTTCCTCGCGCTGGTGTTCTGGTTGCAGACGGCGGACCTCTCGCCGATCGAGCTCACCACCCTGGCCCCGAACGCACTCTGGGTCTACACGGTGGAACACATCCAGCTCACCCTGCTCGCTGCGGCGATCGTGCTCGTCATCGCGATACCCCTGGGCATCGCCTTGACCCGGCGGCCCCTGCGGTTCCTCACCGGTCCGGTACTGGTCATCGCCAACTTCGGCCAGGCCGCGCCGGCGATCGGCGTGGTCGTGCTGCTCGCGTTCTGGGTCGGCTTCGGTTTCTGGGCGGCGACGCTGAGCCTCGTGCTCTACGCGATGCTTCCGGTGCTGCGCAACACCATGGTGGGCCTGCAACGGGTTGACGCCCACCTGGTGGAGGCCGGGCGCGGCATGGGCATGAGCTCCGCCGCCGTGTTATTTCGGGTGGAACTCCCACTCGCCGTGCCGGTCATGCTCTCGGGCGTGCGCACCGCGCTCGTGCTGCTGGTGGGCACCGCCGCCCTGGCCACGTTCGTCAACGGTGGCGGACTGGGCATTCTGATCACCACCGGTGTCAATCTCAGTCTCACCTCCGTGCTCGTCACCGGGGCGTTGCTGGTGGCCCTGCTCGCCCTGCTCATCGACTGGCTCGGCCGCGTCGTGGAACACGTCGCGCGCCCGAAGGGACTCTAG
- a CDS encoding ATP-binding cassette domain-containing protein, whose amino-acid sequence MTGASILLDGVTKRFPGQARPAVDGLTMEIPAGKIIMFVGPSGCGKTTTLKMINRLIEPTEGRIVVDGDDVTDMNGDTLRRGIGYVIQAGGLFPHMTVATNIGIVPKMLGWDKARIAARVDELLELVSLDPALYRDRYPKELSGGQQQRVGVARALAADPPVLLMDEPFGAVDPITRLRLQDELLNIQEELQKTIVCVTHDFDEAVKLGDWIAIFNEGAQLEQYDTPERILGHPANEFVENFIGSGAGLKQLTLTRVCDVGLSDAIVGMPGERAADVLARVTEAGHGHAVIIDARHRPIQWLSRRQLGRLDVIKDVADPKLPVVGNRATLNDALDTMLVSSAGAALVTGRRDTFKGVIDVKTVMDAITRAQGAAVLESDQAPVGLNTGTFQALASAEADLSDTAGHDADAQAVR is encoded by the coding sequence ATCACCGGGGCAAGCATCCTGCTGGACGGAGTCACCAAGCGGTTCCCCGGTCAGGCCCGCCCTGCCGTCGACGGTCTCACCATGGAGATCCCCGCCGGCAAGATCATCATGTTCGTGGGTCCCTCCGGCTGCGGCAAGACCACCACGCTCAAGATGATCAACCGGCTGATCGAACCGACCGAGGGCCGTATCGTCGTCGATGGCGACGATGTGACCGACATGAACGGTGACACCCTGCGCCGCGGGATCGGCTACGTCATCCAGGCCGGGGGCCTGTTCCCGCACATGACGGTCGCCACCAACATCGGCATCGTGCCGAAGATGCTCGGCTGGGACAAGGCCCGCATCGCCGCCCGCGTCGACGAACTCCTCGAGCTGGTCTCCCTCGACCCGGCGCTGTACCGCGACCGCTACCCCAAGGAACTCTCCGGCGGCCAGCAGCAGCGCGTCGGCGTGGCCCGTGCTCTCGCGGCCGACCCGCCCGTGCTCCTGATGGACGAGCCGTTCGGCGCCGTCGACCCGATCACCCGGCTGCGCCTGCAGGACGAACTGCTCAACATCCAGGAAGAACTGCAGAAAACCATCGTCTGCGTCACCCACGACTTCGACGAGGCCGTGAAGCTCGGCGACTGGATCGCCATTTTCAACGAGGGCGCCCAGCTGGAGCAGTACGACACGCCCGAACGCATCCTCGGCCACCCGGCCAACGAGTTCGTCGAGAACTTCATCGGCTCCGGCGCCGGCCTCAAACAGCTGACTCTCACCCGGGTGTGCGACGTGGGCCTCAGCGACGCGATCGTGGGCATGCCCGGCGAACGGGCGGCGGATGTGCTGGCGCGGGTGACCGAAGCCGGTCACGGCCACGCGGTCATCATCGATGCTCGTCACCGGCCCATCCAGTGGCTCTCGCGGCGCCAGTTGGGCCGGCTCGACGTGATCAAGGATGTCGCCGACCCGAAACTGCCCGTGGTGGGCAACCGCGCCACGCTCAACGATGCGCTCGACACCATGCTCGTCTCGAGCGCCGGGGCCGCGCTGGTCACCGGACGCCGCGACACGTTCAAGGGCGTCATCGACGTGAAGACCGTCATGGATGCCATCACCCGGGCGCAGGGCGCGGCCGTGCTGGAGTCCGACCAGGCACCCGTGGGACTGAACACCGGTACGTTCCAGGCGCTGGCATCCGCCGAGGCCGACCTGAGCGACACCGCGGGCCACGACGCGGACGCCCAGGCCGTGCGATGA
- a CDS encoding LacI family DNA-binding transcriptional regulator, which produces MSDVAAAAGVSPTTVSHALSGARTVNAATRVRILSVAHDLGYVPDRVASGLRRRRTGVVGLVGDNIAATPFAGRIIEGARQAGLEHDVLLMVGESGGDPGIEADLIALFLAQRVDGLLIARMYHQRVPRPSVPDDLPVVLVDAAPEKGWLVDAVVPNEAQIAAVACERLTREGHRDIAYVGTTDDTRAAHGRLLGVRSALGDAGIKLGDRRVAFCSSDAVGGRQAGGELLDQDDRPTAIICFNDQIAMGVMQAAARRAIPVPEGLSVIGIDDLHPVADALDPGLTTVALPHAQMGGRAMTRLIERIEGPRPGTDRSVQQLTGWLVERGSVAAPPAS; this is translated from the coding sequence TTGAGCGACGTTGCCGCGGCCGCCGGCGTCTCCCCCACAACGGTGTCGCATGCGCTCAGCGGTGCCCGCACGGTGAATGCCGCGACCAGGGTGCGGATCCTCTCGGTCGCACACGACCTCGGCTACGTGCCCGACCGTGTGGCGAGCGGATTGCGGCGCCGGCGCACGGGCGTCGTCGGCCTTGTCGGCGACAACATTGCGGCCACACCGTTTGCCGGACGCATCATCGAGGGTGCCCGCCAAGCGGGACTCGAGCATGATGTCCTTCTGATGGTGGGTGAGAGCGGCGGTGACCCCGGCATCGAGGCCGACCTGATCGCGCTCTTCCTCGCTCAGCGTGTCGACGGCCTGCTCATCGCGCGCATGTACCACCAGCGTGTCCCGCGCCCATCGGTGCCGGACGATCTGCCGGTCGTGCTTGTTGACGCCGCACCGGAGAAGGGATGGCTGGTGGACGCGGTCGTGCCCAACGAAGCCCAGATCGCGGCCGTGGCTTGTGAGCGGCTCACCCGCGAGGGACACCGTGACATCGCCTATGTGGGCACCACGGATGACACTCGTGCGGCACATGGCCGCCTGCTCGGCGTGCGCTCGGCTCTCGGCGATGCCGGCATCAAGCTTGGTGACCGGCGCGTCGCCTTCTGCTCGTCGGACGCCGTGGGCGGACGACAGGCGGGTGGTGAGCTCCTCGACCAGGACGATCGCCCGACGGCGATCATCTGCTTCAACGACCAGATCGCGATGGGGGTGATGCAGGCCGCGGCGAGGCGCGCCATCCCCGTCCCGGAGGGGCTGTCGGTGATCGGCATCGACGACCTCCATCCGGTGGCCGACGCTCTCGATCCCGGCCTCACCACCGTGGCGCTGCCGCATGCCCAGATGGGTGGGCGGGCAATGACGCGCCTCATTGAACGCATCGAGGGCCCTCGGCCAGGCACCGATCGCAGTGTGCAACAGCTGACGGGCTGGCTCGTCGAGCGCGGCTCAGTCGCGGCGCCGCCCGCCTCGTAG
- a CDS encoding ABC transporter permease — MWDFLRAQYEQILFSSWQHFSLVVQCLVLATVIAVLLAALVYRNSALTAIANSVSAIGLTIPSFAFIGLLIAPLGFGVLPAVIVVAFFATLPILRNAVVGLSGISPSIVESARGIGMSRFRTLLQVELPMAWPIILTGVRVSAQMVMGVAAVAAYSLGPGLGGFIFSGLSRLGGANSLESVLTGVIGVVVLAVILDLLLVGLGRLTTPRGIRV; from the coding sequence GTGTGGGATTTTCTAAGGGCACAGTATGAGCAGATCCTGTTCAGCAGCTGGCAACATTTCAGCCTCGTGGTGCAGTGCCTGGTACTGGCGACCGTCATCGCCGTGCTGCTGGCGGCCCTCGTGTACCGCAACTCCGCGCTGACCGCGATCGCCAACTCGGTCTCGGCCATCGGCCTGACCATCCCGTCGTTCGCCTTCATCGGTCTGCTCATCGCGCCGCTGGGCTTCGGGGTGTTGCCGGCCGTGATCGTCGTGGCGTTCTTCGCCACGTTGCCCATCCTTCGAAATGCGGTCGTGGGCCTGTCGGGCATCTCACCGTCGATCGTCGAATCCGCCCGCGGTATCGGCATGAGCCGATTCCGCACGCTCCTGCAGGTGGAACTGCCGATGGCGTGGCCGATCATTCTCACCGGCGTGCGGGTTTCCGCCCAGATGGTGATGGGGGTCGCCGCGGTCGCCGCCTATTCGCTGGGACCGGGCCTGGGCGGATTCATCTTCTCCGGACTTTCCAGGCTCGGCGGTGCCAACTCCCTCGAGTCGGTTTTGACCGGCGTCATCGGCGTCGTCGTTCTTGCTGTCATCCTTGATCTTCTTCTCGTCGGCCTCGGCCGCCTGACCACACCGCGAGGTATCCGTGTCTGA
- a CDS encoding MBL fold metallo-hydrolase encodes MLKQVADGVLVHQSEFIQSNSVVVQGRAGVLLIDPGITRDEMVDLATDLRELGRPVAAGFSTHPDWDHVLWHAGFGVVPRYGTARCAASMRDLLATADWKDRVAEVLPPEHAEEIPMDLLGFITGLPAGVTQIPWDGPEVRILEHQAHATGHAALFIKERGVLVAGDMLSDILMPVLDLEAKNPIEDYLDALLLLEGVADGVDVVIPGHGSVGKAEQLRARIEQDRAYVQTLGDGGAPEDFRVGPAAPLEWLPDVHRWQLEQLAQR; translated from the coding sequence ATGCTGAAGCAGGTCGCGGACGGTGTGCTGGTCCACCAGAGTGAGTTCATCCAGAGCAATTCAGTGGTCGTGCAGGGCCGCGCGGGTGTGTTGCTGATCGACCCCGGTATCACGCGGGACGAAATGGTCGACCTTGCGACCGACCTGCGCGAGTTGGGCCGGCCCGTAGCAGCCGGCTTCTCGACGCATCCGGATTGGGATCACGTGCTCTGGCACGCGGGCTTCGGCGTCGTGCCGCGTTACGGCACCGCCCGCTGCGCGGCGTCGATGCGTGATCTGCTGGCGACCGCCGACTGGAAGGACCGCGTGGCCGAGGTGCTCCCGCCGGAGCATGCCGAGGAGATCCCGATGGACCTCCTCGGTTTCATCACCGGCCTGCCCGCCGGGGTCACGCAGATTCCCTGGGACGGTCCCGAGGTTCGCATCCTCGAGCATCAGGCTCACGCCACCGGCCATGCGGCGCTGTTCATCAAGGAGCGTGGCGTGCTCGTGGCCGGCGACATGCTCTCGGACATCCTGATGCCGGTTCTCGACCTGGAGGCCAAGAACCCGATCGAGGACTACCTCGACGCGTTGCTGTTGTTGGAGGGCGTGGCCGACGGCGTTGATGTCGTCATTCCCGGTCACGGGTCCGTCGGTAAAGCGGAACAGTTACGGGCGCGGATCGAGCAGGACCGTGCCTATGTGCAGACCCTGGGTGACGGTGGGGCTCCAGAGGACTTTCGGGTGGGACCGGCCGCCCCGTTGGAGTGGCTGCCCGACGTGCATCGGTGGCAGCTTGAGCAGCTCGCCCAAAGATAG